One region of Ahniella affigens genomic DNA includes:
- a CDS encoding response regulator transcription factor, with protein MTMREEGPGLVLLVEDNRGIAEMVGEFLERRGYNVDYASDGVTGLHLAVTNDYDALVLDLMLPGMDGLQLCRKLRHDAKKSTPVLMLTARDTLEDKLAGLDVGADDYLIKPFEIRELEARLRALIRRDRRQVSAEVLRVADLTLDTATLRATRAGKDLDLSPIALKLLMILMRESPRVVSRRDIEREVWGDLLPDSDTLRSHLYNLRKAIDKPFNKPLLHTIHSSGYRLADLDAELAQHSA; from the coding sequence ATGACAATGCGCGAAGAAGGCCCAGGCTTGGTGTTATTGGTCGAAGACAACCGTGGAATTGCCGAAATGGTCGGCGAATTCTTGGAACGCCGGGGTTACAACGTTGACTACGCCAGTGACGGCGTCACCGGCCTGCACCTGGCCGTCACGAACGACTATGACGCCCTCGTGCTCGATCTGATGCTGCCGGGCATGGATGGCTTGCAGCTGTGCCGCAAACTTCGGCATGACGCCAAGAAGTCGACGCCAGTGCTGATGCTGACCGCCCGTGACACGCTGGAGGACAAGCTCGCTGGCCTCGACGTTGGCGCTGACGACTACCTGATCAAGCCGTTCGAAATCCGCGAGCTCGAAGCCCGTCTGAGGGCGCTGATTCGCCGCGATCGCCGACAAGTGTCGGCCGAGGTGCTGCGCGTCGCCGATTTGACGCTCGACACTGCCACGCTGCGCGCCACGCGCGCCGGCAAGGATCTGGATTTGTCGCCCATTGCCTTGAAGCTGCTGATGATCCTGATGCGCGAGTCGCCGCGTGTGGTCAGCCGTCGCGATATCGAGCGCGAAGTCTGGGGCGACTTGCTACCCGATTCCGATACGTTGCGCAGCCACCTGTATAACTTGCGCAAGGCGATCGATAAGCCGTTCAACAAGCCGCTACTGCATACGATCCACAGCTCTGGCTACCGCCTGGCCGACCTCGACGCCGAACTCGCCCAGCACAGCGCCTGA